A single window of Nicotiana tomentosiformis chromosome 1, ASM39032v3, whole genome shotgun sequence DNA harbors:
- the LOC138909057 gene encoding uncharacterized mitochondrial protein AtMg00860-like yields the protein MLREEKLYAKFSKYEFWLRLVAFFVHVVSSEGIKVDPKKIEAVQSWPRPSSATEIWSFHGLARYYNCFMEGFSSIIAHLTWLTQKGTPFRWSDVCEESFQKLKTALTTTLVLVLPLASVSYTVYCDTSRISIGCVLMQEGRMIAYASYQLKPHERNYPVQDL from the coding sequence ATGttaagggaggagaagctttatgctaagttctccaagtatgagttttggctccgTTTGGTGGCATTCTTCGTGCACGTGGtttctagtgaggggatcaaggtggatccgaagaagattgaggcggttcaaagttggcccagaccatcttcagctactgagatttggagttttcatGGCTTGGCCAGATATTATAATTGTtttatggagggtttctcatccattataGCGCATTTGACctggttgacccagaagggtactccattcaggtggtcggatgtgtgtgaggagagctttcagaagctcaagactgccttgaccacaactctagttctagttttgcctttagcATCGgtttcttatacagtgtattgtgatacttcTCGGATTAGTATTggttgtgtcttgatgcaggagggtagaatgattgcttatgcttcataccagttgaagcctcatgagagaAACTACCCCGTTCAAGATTTGTAG
- the LOC138909059 gene encoding uncharacterized protein, with protein MVGEKVFLRVSLMKGVMRFGKKDKLSPRYIGPFEVLERIGEVSYQLALPPSLSIVQPVFHVSMLRKYFGVPTHVLDFSTVQLDRDLTYDVEPVTILDQQVRKLRSKNIASVKVQWRG; from the coding sequence atggtgggggagaaggtattTCTTAGAGTTTCgctcatgaagggtgttatgaggttcgggaagaaggacaagttgagccctcggtatattggcccttttgaggtgcttgagaggattggagaggtgtcttaccaacttgccttgccacctagtctatcgattGTTCaaccagtgtttcatgtttccatgctccgaaagtatttcgGTGTTCCgactcatgttttggacttcagcacggttcagttagatagggatttgacttatgatgtggagccagtgaccattttggatcagcaggttcgaaagttgaggtcaaagaatatagcttcagtgaaggtgcagtggagaggttag